One genomic window of Medicago truncatula cultivar Jemalong A17 chromosome 1, MtrunA17r5.0-ANR, whole genome shotgun sequence includes the following:
- the LOC25484233 gene encoding piriformospora indica-insensitive protein 2 produces the protein MALFSISTTLIFFFFFSLSLSQDQPLLDPTEQKALYNVLNSLNPTIPWQTLFPDDLCLSAPHGVVCDYDQNQPHIVELNFGYVSDETPTPPCSSNATLNPTLFTSFSYLRKLFFYKCFNNTQNIINLSLPSFPSSLQELVFIQNPSIVSPLQPFLTNLTSLRRLVLIGNGFHGELPSQIGDFIDMEELTLSKNNLSGAVPVSLGKLKKLKILDLSQNEFKGCVPEHVGNLTSLLKLDLSYNGFSCKIPESFSNLKKMEFLDLSFNLYGNFGVPLFLGEIPGLKEVYLSGNLLSGKIPEIWKNLGAVEKIGFSKMGLVGKIPVSMGVYLKNLSYLGLDNNKLDGSVPKEFGLLEFANEINLENNNLSGRITFSTRVGQKLKLAGNVGLCLGNNNSSCSENGGSLGQLNPCKITDVVSDSEVLFNGASLMLFDPIKLVLVMLFVFMGF, from the coding sequence ATGGCTCTATTTTCGATTTCAACAACattaatcttcttcttcttcttctctctttcacTCTCTCAAGACCAACCTCTCCTTGACCCAACAGAACAAAAAGCACTCTACAATGTTCTCAACTCCCTCAACCCAACCATTCCATGGCAAACACTTTTCCCCGATGATCTCTGTCTCTCCGCTCCACACGGCGTTGTTTGCGACTATGATCAAAACCAACCACACATTGTTGAACTCAACTTCGGTTACGTTTCCGATGAAACACCAACCCCACCTTGTTCCTCTAACGCCACTCTCAACCCAactctcttcacctctttctcctACCTCCGAAAACTCTTCTTCTACAAATGCTTCAACAACACACAAAACATCATTAACCTCTCTCTTCCTTCTTTCCCTTCATCTCTCCAAGAACTTGTTTTCATCCAAAACCCTTCTATTGTTTCACCTCTCCAACCTTTTCTCACAAATCTCACTTCTCTTAGGAGACTTGTCTTGATCGGAAATGGGTTTCACGGTGAACTTCCGTCGCAGATTGGTGATTTTATTGACATGGAAGAGCTTACTCTATCAAAAAACAATCTCTCCGGTGCGGTTCCGGTGAGTTTGGGAAAACTGAAGAAGCTGAAGATTCTTGATCTTAGTCAGAATGAGTTTAAAGGGTGTGTTCCAGAACACGTTGGGAATCTAACTTCTCTTTTGAAGCTTGATTTAAGCTATAATGGGTTTAGTTGTAAAATCCCAGAGAGTTTTAGCAACttgaaaaaaatggaatttttggATTTAAGTTTCAATCTTTATGGTAATTTTGGTGTCCCTTTGTTCTTAGGAGAAATCCCCGGATTGAAAGAAGTTTATTTAAGTGGGAATTTACTTTCTGGTAAAATTCCAGAAATATGGAAAAATCTTGGTGCTGttgaaaaaattggattttctaaAATGGGGTTGGTTGGTAAAATTCCAGTTTCAATGGGGGtttatttgaagaatttatCTTATCTTGGACTTGATAACAATAAGCTTGATGGGTCTGTTCCTAAGGAATTTGGGCTTTTGGAATTTGCTAATGAGATCAATTTGGAGAACAACAATTTGAGTGGTAGAATCACTTTCTCAACTAGAGTTGGACAGAAGTTAAAGTTGGCAGGAAATGTAGGGCTGTGTTTGGGAAACAATAATAGTAGCTGTTCTGAAAATGGAGGTAGTTTGGGTCAACTTAATCCCTGCAAAATAACAGATGTTGTTTCTGATAGTGAAGTCCTTTTCAATGGGGCTTCTTTGATGCTTTTTGATCCTATTAAGCTGGTTTTggttatgttgtttgttttcatGGGATTTTGA
- the LOC112419467 gene encoding uncharacterized protein, whose amino-acid sequence MVVSEIICRNPMFVGTTTIHYQALRITDNDDVEFMFNVHKSHSSLSYIELYVMFEMKNPTSNVELNYPSSSSQHQSLPQQQYSTQHYNPSSSEPHYNTSSIYGASSSQPFQSQWSQNVYEPSQRITQPHPSQTPSRSTQPETLNAEINIFTSQFQDQRNDEVQDDEDDDDEELLAAQNGDENEEDDDEDEDDDLPQLPILPIRASYNPPRSMRNVNDDHSTELYHSMALPVDQGIAPGMQFHNKNDCILAIKFYHMKKSTDYIVKKSDSERYVIKCKDTKCGFKLRASWRKKTDKWEIGNMNDHTCVSTEMTQDHHKLSYNVICESVKSLLHMDTSITVKVIIAHIREKFNYTVSYRKAWRARNKAIESIYGNWEESYQELPQWLMVMEKDLPGTIIDFQTVPSTEVVNEIVFKRLFWAFRPCILGFEFCKLIVQIDATWLYGKYKGTLLLAVAQDGNNKIFSIAFAIVEGETKEAWSFFLKNLRQHVTPQENICLISDRHVSIKSAYDDPQNGWHGAPTSHVYCVRHIAQNFMRSFKDGELKKKVEGMGYAMNIPTFEYYRSEIAVADRKALAWVDNIPKQKWTQSHDDGRRWGHMTSNLVESQNNVYKGIRGLPITAIVKASYYRLAALFAKRGHEAAARVNSGEPFSENSMKYLRNEVIKSNSHHVTQFDRDRYTFSVHETIDHREGLPKGEYKVDLQNKWCDCGRFRALHLPCSHVIAACSSFCHDYKTFVDNKFTNECVYAVYNIHFDVVHHQTYWPNYEGLKVVPDKSMRRAKKGRPPITRIRTEMDDVETERRCGVCRMPDHSRKDCINIRHQ is encoded by the exons ATGGTTGTGTCTGAAATTATATGTCGGAATCCCATGTTTGTTGGAACTACCACAATTCACTACCAGGCGTTAAGAATAACTGATAACGACGATGTCGAGTTTATGTTTAACGTACATAAAAGTCACAGTTCTTTGTCCTATATAGAGCTTTATGTTATGTTTGAGATGAAGAATCCAACATCTAATGTTGAGTTAAATTACCCATCAAGTTCTAGTCAACACCAAAGTCtaccacaacaacaatatagcaCACAACACTACAACCCGTCATCGTCCGAACCACACTACAACACGTCATCCATTTATGGTGCATCCTCATCGCAACCTTTTCAGTCACAGTGGTCACAAAATGTGTACGAACCATCACAAAGAATAACTCAACCTCATCCCTCTCAAACACCATCCCGTTCAACACAACCCGAAACTTTAAACGCTGAAATCAATATATTCACCTCCCAATTCCAAGACCAACGAAATGATGAAGttcaagatgatgaagatgatgatgatgaagagcTCCTTGCTGCACAAAACGGTGATGAGAACGAAGAAGACGATGACGAAGATGAAGACGATGATCTGCCACAACTACCAATTTTACCAATCCGAGCTTCTTACAATCCACCAAGGTCCATGCGCAACGTCAATGATGACCACTCAACTGAACTTTATCATTCAATGGCTCTTCCGGTCGATCAAGGTATTGCGCCGGGGATGCAATTCCATAACAAAAATGATTGCATTCTTGCAATTAAATTTTATCACATGAAGAAATCAACGGATTATATTGTGAAAAAATCAGATTCTGAAAGGTATGTCATCAAATGTAAAGATACAAAATGTGGTTTCAAATTGCGGGCCTCGTGGAGGAAAAAAACTGATAAATGGGAGATCGGCAATATGAATGATCATACATGTGTCTCAACAGAAATGACGCAAGATCATCACAAACTTAGTTACAATGTGATATGTGAAAGTGTTAAGTCACTTCTACATATGGATACTTCAATTACAGTGAAGGTTATAATTGCACACATCCGAGAGAAGTTTAATTACACAGTTTCATACAGAAAGGCATGGAGAGCAAGGAATAAGGCGATTGAATCAATTTATGGTAATTGGGAGGAGTCTTATCAAGAACTACCACAGTGGTTGATGGTCATGGAAAAAGATTTGCCAGGAAcaataattgattttcaaaCAGTCCCATCAACAGAAGTGGTAAATGAGATCGTCTTCAAGCGTCTCTTTTGGGCCTTTCGTCCGTGCATCTTAGGTTTCGAATTCTGCAAACTCATTGTCCAAATTGACGCAACTTGGTTGTATGGCAAATACAAAGGAACATTGTTGTTAGCTGTTGCGCAAGATGGGAACAACAAGATATTTTCCATTGCTTTTGCAATCGTGGAAGGCGAGACCAAGGAGGCTTGGAGTTTCTTTTTGAAGAATCTAAGGCAGCATGTCACCCCACAGGAGAACATATGCCTCATTTCTGATAGACATGTGTCGATAAAGAGCGCGTATGATGATCCACAGAATGGATGGCACGGTGCTCCGACAAGCCATGTGTATTGTGTCCGACACATTGCACAAAATTTTATGAGATCATTCAAGGATGGGGAACTTAAGAAGAAAGTTGAAGGCATGG GTTACGCCATGAACATCCCTACATTCGAATATTACCGTTCTGAAATTGCTGTTGCAGACCGAAAGGCTTTAGCATGGGTCGACAATATTCCCAAACAAAAGTGGACTCAATCACATGACGATGGTCGACGATGGGGCCATATGACAAGTAACTTGGTAGAGTCACAAAACAACGTGTATAAGGGTATTCGAGGACTCCCAATCACAGCTATTGTGAAAGCATCATATTACAGGTTGGCGGCCTTGTTTGCTAAAAGAGGACATGAGGCAGCGGCAAGGGTAAATTCTGGTGAGCCATTCTCAGAAAACAGCATGAAATATCTGAGGAATGAGGTGATTAAATCCAACAGTCATCATGTCACTCAGTTTGATCGGGATCGGTATACCTTTTCCGTTCATGAAACCATCGACCATAGAGAAGGATTACCAAAGGGAGAATACAAGGTAGACCTGCAAAATAAATGGTGTGATTGTGGACGATTCAGAGCGTTACACCTACCATGCTCACATGTCATTGCCGCATGTTCTAGCTTTTGTCATGACTACAAGACTTTTGTCGATAACAAATTCACGAATGAGTGTGTATACGCCGTATACAACATCCACTTCGACGTGGTTCACCACCAGACATATTGGCCTAATTATGAAGGACTGAAGGTGGTTCCCGACAAGTCTATGCGTAGGGCAAAGAAAGGTCGTCCACCAATTACTCGCATTAGGACCGAAATGGACGATGTGGAAACTGAGAGAAGATGCGGCGTTTGTAGGATGCCTGATCATTCCCGCAAAGATTGCATTAATATTAGACATCAGTAG
- the LOC25484234 gene encoding TBC1 domain family member 15 isoform X1 — protein MIGCFGLLSVLMKRSGTTELNDFYPIRPECKADVPTTRFKPRSGKTLSARRWNSAFNEEGRLDIAKVLRRIQRGGVHPSIKGEVWEFLLGCYDPNSTSEERNEIKQRRRGQYDMWKAECQKIVPVLGSGKFVTTPLVGDDGQPIDPSLVKIKTSDKKVVQWLQLLHQIGLDVVRTDRALAFYEIEANQSKLWDVLSIYAWLDNDIGYVQGMNDICSPLVILIENEADCFWCFDRAMRRMRENFRVTATSMGVQTQLGTLSQIMKTVDPKLHHHLEDLDGGEYLFAFRMLMVLFRREFSFADTLYLWELMWGMEYNPNIFTKYEDPEGAKTKAPTTAVNNKVLQQYGKFERKIVKTGRTEECSALAIFLVASVLETKNKRILTEAKGVDDVVKILGDITSSLDAKKACKEALKIQEKYLNKTKNP, from the exons ATGATCGGTTGTTTTGGATTGTTAAGTGTTCTTATGAAGCGTTCTGGAACTACTGAGTTGAATGATTTCTACCCCATTCGACCAGAATGCAAAGCCGATGTTCCAACAACTCGTTTTAAACCAAGG TCTGGCAAGACTTTAAGTGCAAGAAGATGGAATTCAGCATTTAATGAAGAAGGTCGTTTGGACATTGCAAAAGTTCTGAGACGAATACAGCGAGGG GGTGTCCATCCTTCAATCAAAGGGGAGGTATGGGAGTTCTTACTTGGTTGTTATGATCCCAACAGTACATCTGAAGAACGGAATGAGATCAAGCAACGCCGGAG GGGGCAGTATGATATGTGGAAAGCTGAATGTCAAAAGATAGTCCCAGTCCTTGGTAGTGGGAAATTTGTTACAACACCCCTCGTCGGTGATGATGGCCAGCCAATAGATCCTTCTTTGGTAAAGATTAAGACTTCAGATAAGAAAGTTGTGCAGTGGCTGCAGTTATTACATCAGATTG GTCTGGATGTTGTTCGAACAGACCGAGCACTTGCCTTTTATGAAATTGAAGCTAATCAATCAAAACTTTGGGATGTTCTATCAATTTATGCTTGGTTGGACAATGATATTGGTTACGTACAAG GAATGAATGATATTTGCTCACCTTTGGTTATTCTTATTGAGAATGAAGCAGATTGCTTTTGGTGCTTTGACCGTGCGATGCGAAGGATG AGAGAGAACTTCAGGGTCACTGCAACTTCAATGGGGGTGCAAACTCAGTTGGGCACACTCTCACAGATAATGAAAACAGTTGATCCCAAACTTCATCATCACCTTG AGGATTTAGATGGTGGAGAGTATCTTTTTGCGTTTCGCATGCTGATGGTTCTTTTCCGAAGAGAATTTTCTTTTGCAGATACTTTGTATCTTTGGGAG TTGATGTGGGGCATGGAATACAACCCAAACATCTTTACCAAGTACGAGGATCCAGAGGGTGCTAAAACAAAAGCTCCGACAACTGCAGTAAATAACAAAGTTCTGCAGCAATATGGAAAGTTTGAGAGAAAAATTGTAAAGACAGGCCGCACAGAAGAATGTAGTGCACTGGCCATCTTTCTTGTTGCTAGTGTTCTTGAGACCAAGAATAAGCGGATTTTAACCGAGGCCAAGGGTGTGGATGATGTTGTCAAG ATCTTGGGTGACATAACCTCAAGCCTTGATGCTAAAAAAGCATGTAAAGAAGCATTGAAAATTCAGGAAAAATACCTGAACAAG ACAAAGAATCCATGA
- the LOC25484234 gene encoding rab GTPase-activating protein 22 isoform X2 produces MIGCFGLLSVLMKRSGTTELNDFYPIRPECKADVPTTRFKPRSGKTLSARRWNSAFNEEGRLDIAKVLRRIQRGGVHPSIKGEVWEFLLGCYDPNSTSEERNEIKQRRRGQYDMWKAECQKIVPVLGSGKFVTTPLVGDDGQPIDPSLVKIKTSDKKVVQWLQLLHQIGLDVVRTDRALAFYEIEANQSKLWDVLSIYAWLDNDIGYVQGMNDICSPLVILIENEADCFWCFDRAMRRMRENFRVTATSMGVQTQLGTLSQIMKTVDPKLHHHLEDLDGGEYLFAFRMLMVLFRREFSFADTLYLWEIVSS; encoded by the exons ATGATCGGTTGTTTTGGATTGTTAAGTGTTCTTATGAAGCGTTCTGGAACTACTGAGTTGAATGATTTCTACCCCATTCGACCAGAATGCAAAGCCGATGTTCCAACAACTCGTTTTAAACCAAGG TCTGGCAAGACTTTAAGTGCAAGAAGATGGAATTCAGCATTTAATGAAGAAGGTCGTTTGGACATTGCAAAAGTTCTGAGACGAATACAGCGAGGG GGTGTCCATCCTTCAATCAAAGGGGAGGTATGGGAGTTCTTACTTGGTTGTTATGATCCCAACAGTACATCTGAAGAACGGAATGAGATCAAGCAACGCCGGAG GGGGCAGTATGATATGTGGAAAGCTGAATGTCAAAAGATAGTCCCAGTCCTTGGTAGTGGGAAATTTGTTACAACACCCCTCGTCGGTGATGATGGCCAGCCAATAGATCCTTCTTTGGTAAAGATTAAGACTTCAGATAAGAAAGTTGTGCAGTGGCTGCAGTTATTACATCAGATTG GTCTGGATGTTGTTCGAACAGACCGAGCACTTGCCTTTTATGAAATTGAAGCTAATCAATCAAAACTTTGGGATGTTCTATCAATTTATGCTTGGTTGGACAATGATATTGGTTACGTACAAG GAATGAATGATATTTGCTCACCTTTGGTTATTCTTATTGAGAATGAAGCAGATTGCTTTTGGTGCTTTGACCGTGCGATGCGAAGGATG AGAGAGAACTTCAGGGTCACTGCAACTTCAATGGGGGTGCAAACTCAGTTGGGCACACTCTCACAGATAATGAAAACAGTTGATCCCAAACTTCATCATCACCTTG AGGATTTAGATGGTGGAGAGTATCTTTTTGCGTTTCGCATGCTGATGGTTCTTTTCCGAAGAGAATTTTCTTTTGCAGATACTTTGTATCTTTGGGAG ATTGTTTCCAGTTGA